TGTCAGGAATACCATCAGCGAGTTAGGCGAGACGGGGGCCCCTGGCGCCGGGCGCGTGGCGTGGCTTGGCTTCGCGCCCGCGGGGCTGGCCGTCCTGGCCTTCTCCGCCCTGCTCCACGCCCAGCTCACCTCGCACGGCGGGGAGGGAACCTCCGCCGTCCTGCTGTCACTCCTGGGCGTGAGCTACGTCGGCGCGGCGCTCTTTCCCTGTGACGCGGGCGCCCCCTTCTGGGGCACCTGGAAGAACCAGATGCACAACCTGGTGGCGGGGCTCGGCTACTTTGGCGCGGGCGCGGGCCTGCTCGAGATGAAGCGCGCCTTCGAGGACCTCCCAGCCCTTTCCGCGCTGGGCCCCGTCAGCGGGTTCCTGGGCCCGGTCATCCTGCTCGGCATGTTCGCCCTGTCCTTCGAGTCCCCCGTGCGAGGGCTGATACAGCGCACCGTGGAGGGCGTCATCTTCGCCTGGATGGTGGTGGTGGGCGCCTGGCTGATGGCAGCGTAATCGCGCTCA
This genomic window from Myxococcus hansupus contains:
- a CDS encoding DUF998 domain-containing protein, whose product is MSSWLLLCALLVVALGVLPPFWFARRRPGYSHVRNTISELGETGAPGAGRVAWLGFAPAGLAVLAFSALLHAQLTSHGGEGTSAVLLSLLGVSYVGAALFPCDAGAPFWGTWKNQMHNLVAGLGYFGAGAGLLEMKRAFEDLPALSALGPVSGFLGPVILLGMFALSFESPVRGLIQRTVEGVIFAWMVVVGAWLMAA